CTTCTGATGATCAGCGGGCAGCTCCGCAGCCTGCCATTCGGCGTCCAGCGCATTCTCTCCGTCCTGCCGGTGGATGTATCCGCCGCCGCCCGGGTGGATGCGGAGAATAGCTCCGAGTGGCGCTTCGAGATGTGGCGTCTGGCGCTCTTCACGGACCGCTATATCCGTAACAAGGCTTTCGGAGACGGCTTCGGGATCAGTGCAAGAGAGATGCAGGCGAAGCTGGACCAGACTTTCGGCCACAGCTTCCAGAATTTCGACATCCAAGACCAGATGCTCGCCACCGGTAGCTATCACGGCTTCCACGTAGAAACGATCCGTTTCACGGGGGTCTTCGGGCTCGCGATGGCGCTGTTGGGAATGGCGATCCTGTTCCGGAAGTCTCTCCAACTGGTGCGCTTCTATCGAGGGCGGGAGGAGTTCCCGTGGGTCGCCTACGTTTGTATTCCCTTCCTGCTCTATCCGTTCTGGTCGATGCTGGTGTTCGGTGCTTACCGCTTCGAATTCCCGCAATTCCTGGCTTTGGCAGGCCTCCTCAAGATGCTGGATAACTTGCGTTTGGCGGAGCTTGCTTCCGCGACCGAGCAAGCCCCGAAAGAGGCGCCCGCTCCAGTCCGCGGCAATCGTCTTCCGGCTCCGGCATTCGCTTCGTCGGCACCGCGCACGCGCGGTGCTTGAGAAGGCTTATCGGCGGGTGCAAACCGTCAGCTCCTCGCATTCGGAGACCTCGAAGTTGTAGGGCGCGATCGCCTCGTGGAAGATTCGGGTGCATTCCTCGCCGTGGAGTTCCACCACCAGGTTGTCCACCTTCCCCAGCCAAGCTTCGCTGTTCTCCGCAAAGAGCGGGCCCTCGGCGCCTTCGATATCAATCTTCAAAAGCGGAATCCGCTCCACACCCGCACGAGCCATGATGCCGGGGATATCGATTGCCAGAACAGTGCCCGTTTCACCTTGCTCGGGTTCCCGGACACTGCGCGACCATTCGCGGCCGTCGCGGAAGTGAGCGAAAACCAGCTCTTCTTTCGAGCTCGGCCACACAGCGGCCAAAATCGATTCGGAGCGAGCGGCGAAAGGTTTCAGGTTTTCGACCAGGCACGCGTGGTTTCCGGCGTCGGGCTCAATCGCGAGTAGCTTGGCTTTCGGGTAGCGCGTCAGGAAGTACACCGCCGAGAAGCCGACATTTGCCCCGCAGTCCACAATGAGGGAGGGCGGCGCGATATGATCGAGGCAACGGTATTCCCGATGAACGTAGATCTGGCGGAAAACGTCCAAGTCGCTGGATCCTGCACGACACTTGAGGGGGAACGCGGCATGGCGGCTGTTCAGAACGAAATCCTTCTTCGGAGGAGCAAACTTCGATTTGATGATGAAGTCTGCCGTATCCACCAATCCCAAGTTCCGGAATGCGCTTTGGGCGCGCTTGAAGTGAATGACAGCGCGTTTGGCCAAGCCGGGAGAAGAGGGTTCGCTGGTGCTTGTCATGGGAAGGGAAAGGCGGATGCAAAGGATGCGGGAGCGGCGGCACGCTAGCCACCCCTCGGAGAAGGGTAAAACCAATTTCCCCAGGTGCCTGCGATCCACGCTCCGCTAAAAGTGGCCCTGCTTGCCGACGCTGTCCTCTCCTCGTTGGACCGCGGCGCCACAGGTCGCCCCGACGGCTCGGCCGCTTCGTGGCTGCCCTCTTGTGCGGAAGCCCTGACCAACCGGGAAGACCTTGAAATCACTTGGATCAGCTTGGTCCGCGGGCTTTCCCTTCGGAGGGAATCGTCTCGCGGGCGGCATCGTTTCATCGAGCTTCCCGCCTTCCCGGTTTCCGTCGATACGTGGTTGGGATATCGCGTCGCACGCCGGAAGCTCCTGACGGAAATCCGTGTTGCCGCCCCGGACTTGGTCCACGTCTGGGGAAGCGAGTCGCCTTATCCCTCCGTACTAGGCTTTCTCTCCTGCCCGGCAGTTCTTTCGCTCAACGGAGTCCTCGCAACGCTGAATGAACTGAATCTCCTGCCGACAGGCAGATGGTGGCAGCGCCAAGCAGCTTTTGAACGGGTCTGGCTGAAGCAGGCCGATGCAATCTTGGTAGAGTCGGAGTGGACGCAGAAGGAAGTCCGAAGTCGCTTGGGGGAGGCCAAAACCTTTCTCGCTCCCTACGGAGTCCATCCTTCATTCTATGGCTTGGAACCGAGCCCGGACCTCGAAACGCCCTATCTCTTGTTTGCCGGCACCTTGTCGCAAGGGAAGGGCTTGGATCTGCTCTTGGATGCGCTCGAGCTTCTCAGCGATCGCCGCTGGGTCTGCCGTATTGCGGGAGACGGTCCGTTGCGGGCGACCTTGATCTCGCGGCGGATTCCCGGCGTCGAGTGGTTGGGATCACTGGCTTGGCCTGAGTATCAGGAAGTTCTCCGCCGGGCATCCTGTCTCGTATTGCCGACAAGGGCAGACAGCCATCCGAACGTGGTGAAGGAGGCTCGCGTGGTCGGCCTCCCGATCATCACTACCCGTCAAGGTGGCCAAGCCGACTACTTGATCGAAGGCGAGAACGCGCTGCTCCTCGACCATCCAGATGCGGCCTCGCTCGCGCGAGCGATGGATGCATGGATGAGAGATCCCCAGCTACTTCGGGCCACAGGAGAAAAGGGCCACCGAGAGGACCGCAGACGTTTTGAAAGCAGCGCCACGGCGGCCGCCTTTGCCGGGGCCTACCATGCGGTAGCTCACCTCGCTGGCTCCAAAAGCAACTAATCCACGGCATCCCCGATGATCCGTTCGCTTCCCAGTAAGCTCCGCCAGTTGATCGGCACGCCCGGCCGCTTGACCGCCGTCAGCGGCTACTTCGCCCTGTTCACGGCGATGGCTGTCGGCCTTCTGTCGGTGCCCTTGGCGTTCCGTTTCATGGGGGAAGACGAGTTCGGCCTTTGGAATGTCCTTGGCCAAACGCTGGGTCTGATCCTGTTGATCGATTTCGGAGTTTCGTCTGCCGCAAGCCGGATCCTGGCCGAGCCGCTCCAGTCCCGCGATCAGGACGAGATCGACTCGTGGTGGACCGTCCTCGTGACAGTCCTTGCCGCCCAAGGTGCCGCGATGCTTCTCATCGGACTGATTTGCGAGTCTATTATCCTGGCGAGCTTTTCGATCCCCGCACACTTGCATGACGATGCCGTGATGCTGTGGCGGGCCTTGATCCTCGCGAGCGCGCTGAAGAACCCCTTCCAAGGCCTCACCGGAGTCCTGTTTTGCCAGAATCGCCTGTATCACATGCATCTGGCCAACGTCCTGCAGGGTCTAACAAACTTCGCGATCTTCTACTTCTTCCTCAGGATGGGCTGGGGCGTGAAAGCCTACGTCGGCGCGGTAGCCATCTCCCTCGTGGTGACGGTCGCCTATTGGTATTTCTCGGTTCGTGCGGGTGGCCAACGATTCCATCTCCGCCCCAAGCTATTCTCGAAGGAAAAGCTCAAGGCGCTCTACGGCTTCAGCGGTAGCATTTTCATTCTCTCGATGGCGGCCCAGATTGCCTTTGCGTCGCAGTCGATGATCGTCGCCTCCGTTCTGGGTGTAGCCGCGGTATCCGCTTTCGCGGTGAGCGTGAAGTCGTTCACGGTCCTGAGCCAGCTTCTCACCCGCACGGTGGATGCGAAGACGCCGCGCTGGCTCATGCTTCACTTGGAGGGACGGAACGGGGACATCGTGGCCGAGTGCCGCCGCCTGTTGCGCTGGTTCATCCCCGTGGCATTCTTCTGCGGGATCGGGCTCCTTGTGTTCAACCGCTCCTTTGTCGGCATCTACGTCTCGCCGGATATGCACGTGGGTCGGCTTTTCGATCTTCTGCTTGCGGTCACCTTGCTCGTCCAACAATTGACCAAGCCATTCTTCTTCGTCTTTACCATGGCTCGGCGGACTTGGGGACTGGCGATGGTCAGTGTCCTGGATGCGGGTTTGCAGATCTCGCTGGCCGCTCTCTTCGTCCGCTGGTGGGGACCATCCGGTATCCTGGCAGGGTGCTTGGTCGGAACCTTGCTGACTTCGGTTCCTTTCATCTTCTGGAATGCCCCGGTCCTGCTCCATCACCGGCGCCGCGACGTCTATGGAGGTATCATCCGCGATCTTGCTGCGGGCGCTGTTGCAGGGACTGTGGTTTGGTTCCTCCTTCCCACTTTTAGGGCCGATACCGGGTGGTTTCCCCAGCCGATGGAATGGTCGGCCACGATCGCGATCGCCCTGCTCGCCGCGTGGGGCTTCCAGCGGTTGATCTCCACCGGCTTGATCCGTTTCGGCACCCATTGAATCATGTCCGGTCGCCCTCGGATTGCCCTTTGCTTGGAGTATTCCCTCGGCCTTCGTGGCGGAGTAAGCGTGATCGTGGAGGAAGTGGTGGCAGGACTCTCGAACGAATTCGAATTCATCCTCGCGAGCCCTGATGAACCGGCGGCACTCGCGGCTCATCCGGTTTCATCGCATTTGGCGGGCCATCTGCCCTTGTCCTTTGATGATCTCTCCACCAGTGATCTTCCCCGGTGTCTGCATGAGTCAGGAGTCCGCATGGCTCACTTTCATGCCGGCGGCGCCTATGGCTGGGGAAACTGCTGGCCGGTGGCGTCTCTTCCCGAGCGCTGCTCCCGAGAGGGGGTGACCTGTCTTTGGACCGATCATCTCGTGATCGACACCTTTAATGGATACCTCGGCGGCTCTCGGCCCCTGCCGGTGCGCATGGCCGCCTTTCCTTTCGCGTGGGCGGGGAAGCTCCGGCAGATGCGTGCCGTGGCCTGTGAAGTCGCCGTGTCAGAGCATGATCGGACGCTCCTTGCCGCACGCTACTTCCCCCTCTCGTCCCGGCTGCGCCGCCTCTACCATTCGCGGCTTAATGAGTCCGAGCCCGCGTCCAGCGAGATTCGCCGCCAGGAGATCCTCAATGTCGGGCACATCGCTTTCCGGAAGGGTCAGCACATCCTTGCAGCCGCCTTTGCATCGATCGCGGCGGAGTGTCCGGGTTGGTCGCTCGTGCTTGCCGGTCACGATGCCGGTGACGGCTGCTGGCAGGAGATCGAACGAATCATTGCCGCGGCTCGTCTGGAGGGTCGGATCCACCTGTTAGGTGCGGTCGATGATGTGGCGGCCTTGCAGCGCAGGGCGGCCATCTACGTCCAACCCTCCATTCACGAAGCTCTGGGCCTCGCCCTTCAAGAAGCAATCTTCCGCGGCTGCCCTGCTGTCGGGACTCGCGCAGGAGGGATTCCTGAAGTGATCGATGAGGGAGTCACCGGATTGTTGGTGCCGCCCTCCGATCCCGTTGCCATGGCTGCCGCCTTGCAAAAGTTGATTGCCCAACCCGAACTCCGCGAAAAATTCTCCGCTGCGGGCCGTGCTTCGATCATTGCCAAGAAGATGACCCGCCAAGGCATGCTCGATTCCCATCGCGCCCTCTATCGCGAGTTCACGACAGCCTGAGCCTTCCCGAGTTTTCGTTCATGCCTTTCATCGTTGCTGCTCCCCATCGCACCGTCTGCGACGACCATGCCAGGGTCCTTGCCCGGCACGGTTTATTGAAAGGCTACTTCTCCGGAAACCGGAGGGGAACGGAAGGCATCCCCGGGGAACTCACCTACCTCAATCCGCTCTTCGGTCTTTTCATCATGGGCACGCGGAGGGTTCTTCCCGGCTACACGGCGGAATGGCTGCGCGCTGCAAGCCACCCTCTCTTCGATCGCTGGGTGGGTCTCGATGTGAAACCGGGGGACCACGTCATCTCCAGCTACGGCTACGCGAACCGGTCCTTCAAGAAGGCTCGCTCGGGGGGGGGGAAGACCTTTGTCGATGCGGGCAATTCTCATCCGGAGAACTTCTGGAACACGGTGCAGGAGGAGCATCGCCGCTGGGGAATCCGTCGTCCCCCTTACCCTCCCATCTGGAACCGCCAGGGTAAACGCATGTTGGATGACACGGACTATATCCTGAGTCCGGCCAGCTACGTTACGGATTCCTTCCTCGCCCGCGGCTTCAAGCGCGAGCAGATCCTCCATCTTCCTTACCCGGTTGATCTCTCTGTATTCCAGCCGCGCACGACCTTGGAGATTCCGGAGTCGCCGATCCGGGTGGTTTGCACCGGCAGCGTTTCCTTGCGGAAGGGCATGCCCTACTTGTTGGAGGCAATCCGGATCCTCCGGAAGGAACGCGATGCGGTACTGGTGCTGACCGATCAGGTGGAGAGCAGCATGAAGGATATCTTGCCGCGCTATGCGGATGTGCCGATCGAGTGGACGGAATCGCTGCCGCATGCCCGGCTCGCGGAGCATCTGAAGAAGTGCCATGTCTTCGCGCTGCTCTCCTTGGAGGACGGCTTCGCCCGCACCGTGACCGAGGCTCTCGCCTGCGGCCTGCCTGCGGTGGTTTCCGAGAACACCGGCGCGAAGGACTGCGTGCAGCCGGGTGTGAACGGTGAAGTGGTCCCGGTCCGGGATCCCGCGGCGGCGGCGACTGCGATCCTCGCTTGTCATGAGCGCCAGTTGAGGGACGGCCCTCCTTCCCCTGGCAATCTTCTGGAGGATCTATCCTTTGCGAAGTTCGAGCACGACTTTATCTCCGGGCTCCAATCCTTGGAGCTGGCCTGAATGCTCCGGGCGGCCACTTTGACCGCATGATTGGTGTCTAGTGATCATCGCTTGAGGCAAACCCTTTCCATGAAACAAGCCATCTGGGACTTCTTCTACCGCTTCTTTCCGAAGCACGGGCATCGTCTGCTGCCGGACGATCACGTGTATGATTGGCAGAAGGATCAGACCCTGGCGCGGGGCTCGGTCCGTAGCGGCGAGAAGAGCGACTACCTGAAGCCGGACAATCCGCGACTGAAGGAACTCCGCGAGCGCTATGCCGCCCATGACCGCAATGCAACCACCCCGATCGTGTGGAGTCCGGGCCACGTGACGGAAGAGGATCTGCGGAACTTCCGTGGCGCGGACATCTACGTGTGGCAATCCGGCGGCCTCAACTACGGTCTCCTGGCCCATGTGATCACCTACTACTACACCTTGGCTCGCGACCGTCTCGGTCTGCTTGCTAAGCTGAGCGACGACCCTGCCTTCGCAGTCCGGCTTTTCGAGGTGGACGGGCGGCCGGTGTCGCGGGATCTCCTGGACTCCGTGTTGGAGATCAACCTCATCGACCGCGAGATCGGTCTTGTCGGTAGATCCGGTCTGAAGGTCTTGGACATCGGTGCAGGTTACGGTCGCCTGGCCCACCGCATGGCTGAAGCCCTGCCCAATCTCGAACAGCACATCTGCACCGATGCCGTTCCGGAATCCAGTTTCCTCTGCGAGTACTACCTGCGCCACCGCGGTGTGGAGGGCAAGACGCGTGTGGCACTGCTGGATGAGATTGATTCCGTCCTGGAAGCGTCACCGGTGGACGTCGCCGTGAATATCCACAGTTTCTCGGAGTGCAGCCTCGAGGCGATCGATTGGTGGGCGGCGCTGCTGGCGAAGCACCGCGTGCCTTGGCTGGTGGTTTGCCCGAATGCGAAACACGACGGCGGTCGCTTCCTCGGCGTGGAGGATGGAAGACCCTTCGGTCCTTGCATCGAGAAGCACGGTTACGAGCTAGCCAAGCTCGTTCCCAAGTACGATGATCCTAGTGTTCAGGCGTATGGGCTGGATCCGAGCTGGTTTCACATCTTCCGTCTGAAGCCCGGTCAGTGAGCCACCGTATGGGAACCGGAGATAAGACGAAGGTCTTGATCCTCGCCGATTCACCGCTTCCTGCCTTGCGCCAGGGAGCGATGGGGCGCGGGGCAGGGCAGGGGGCCACTTGGCTTCCTCCTTTGGCAAATGCTTTCGCGAAGCACGGTGACCTCGATATCACATGGGCCGCTCTCGGCGAGCCTGGCACCGAGGCGGCCGATGAAAAGCGGGAGAACCAACGCTTCATCATCCGTCCCCATATCAAAGCTGCTCGCGATACCTTGCTCGGTTATGCCCTAGCGCGTCACCGTCTGAGGAAGATCGTCGCGGAGGTCCAGCCCCAGGTGGTTCACTGCTGGGGCTCGGAGCGTTTCTATCCATCGGTCTTGCGCGGGCTGGATGTGCCATCCGTGTTTTCCATCCAGGGAAACCTGACTCACTATGCGGAGATCGGCGGCCTGACGGATATCTGGTTCTGGCGCCGCCAGTGGCGTTACGAGGGCAGGTGGGTTCCGGATGCCGCGGTTCTCGCCTGCGAATCACCGTGGTCCCGAGAGCTTGCCCTGCACTATTGGCCCGGCAGCGATGTGCGCGTGATTGAGTGGGGCGTTCATCCTTCCTTCTATGAGGTCGATTGGCAGCCGCAGTTTGATCGGCCCTACTTTCTCTTCTCCGGTGGCTTGGAATGGCGCAAGGGCTTGGACCTTCTCTTTGATGCGCTCGCCCTGAGCCCCGATCGTAAGTGGACGCTGAAGCTCGCGGGTGAAGGACCGCTGCGAGAGGAACTCGAAGCCCGGCAGCTTCCCGGCGTGGAATGGCTCGGCAACCTCAAATGGGACGAACTCAAGCGCGAGATGTCAGGCGCGCTGGCTTTGATCATGCCGACCCGTGCCGATACCGGACCTTCGGTCGTCAAGGAAGCGAGGGTCATGGGCCTGCCGGTGCTCGGCTCCACGAATGGCGGACTCCGCGACTACATCGTTCACGGCGTAAACGGCCTGCATATCGATCCTCTGACTCCCGGGCAGATCGCCGCCGCCATGCAAGAAGTCGCCACGGCTTCTCCCGATCGATTGAGGGACCTCGGGAAGCAACGCTTGGCCTCGGATCGGACCTACTTCCATCCCGAGCGGGCTGCGTCGGCATTCCGTGACCTCTATCTCGAACTCGTTGGCAAGTGAGATGAGCCCCAGTGAACTGAAGATGAAAGTCGTCCGTCTACAAGGCGTGCTTTGGCGGGCCTGGGCGCGACTGCTTGGCGTGAAGCTGGGGCACGATGTCGAGATTGTGGGCCGACCCTACTTCCGGCTGGCCCGAGGGTCGTCGATTCTCATTGGCGACGGGGTGAAGCTCTTTGGCAGCAAGACCGTAAACCCCTTGGTGAGTGCCAGGACCTCGCTGTGGGCGATCACCCCCGGCGCCCGTATCCAACTGGACGCGGGTGTCGGTTGCAGTGGAGCCTGTCTCTGCGCGGCACAGGAATTGGTGATCGGGGAGGGGACCATCCTCGGAGCTGACTGCCTCATCATCGACAATGATTTTCACCTACCGGGGCAGGGTTGGAGCTGGGGCTTCAATCCGCTGGAAACCTCCAAGCCTGTCCGGATCGGCCGCGGATGCTTCATCGGGGCACGGGCCATCGTCTTGAAAGGCGTGACGATCGGTGATGGCGCGGTGGTGGGCGCGGGAGCCGTGGTCACTTCCGATATCCCGGCAGGACATGTCGCCACCGGAAACCCCGCCACCAGCCGGCCGCTCGCCGGCCGCTGGCTTCGTCCTGGCTTGGCACCCGAATCGTGATGCGCTGGTTTACCTGCACACCCCGGAATTTTCCCGGCGATCAAGGCTTCTTCGATCGCGAGTCAGGGCTGCTTTCGCGCGGCTTCCGTGCCTTGGGCGTGGAGTCCATGGCGGTCACACTCGGCCCTGTGCGCGATGGCGATTTGCCGCAGATGCTCCGCGCCAGCGCAGAGGAACTCGCCAGTGCCGATTGGTGGCGCAGCCACCGTCTGGATGGGGTGGTCTTCTACTGCTGGGGAGATCCGGAGTTTCAACCGATCTCCGATGCAATCGTCGCCGCCGGGATTCGCTTGGTTTCCGTATCCGACACGAACGGCGTCTTTTCCCCCCTCTCCGATTGGTATGGGCATCTGATCAGTGCCTGGCATCACCAGTGGCAGATGCCCTTCCTCAGCAAGCTGACCCGGACGGTACTACGAATCACGTATTTTTATACGGTCGGAATCCTGAAGCACGATTTCCCGCGTGCACGGATGATGAGCACCGGGAACTACTTTGCAGCCGCCACCCCCGGGTCAGCCGAGCGTCACCGGCGCTTTGTCCGTCGGCTTGCGGGCAAGGATGCCGCCTCCAAGGTGCGCTTTCTCCCGGTACCGGTGAATTTCCACTTCGGCTTTGATCCCTCGCAAACCAAGCATGACGAGGTGGTCGCGGTGGCCCGCTGGGACGATTTCTCCCAGAAGCGCCCAAGCTTGCTTATGGAGGTGTTCGAGCGCAGCGCCCGGCGTCGGGTAAACACGCTCTTCCGCATCTTCGGTCAGACTCCTGACTTCATGAGGGACTGGCATGCCTCGCTGCTGCCAGAACTGCGCTCCCGCATCGTGCTCGAGGGGATTCAGCCTAACAGCCTGGTTTCGGAGGCCTATCGCCGCGCCCGTGTCATGTTCGTCAGTGCCGCCTACGAGGGCTGCCACAATGCTTCCGCGGAAGCGATCTGCTCCGGCTGCTCGATCGTCGGTGCAAGTTCTCCCTTCCTCTGCGCGCTGGAGTGGCATGCCAGCCATGAGTCCGGTACTCTGACCCGTGATGCTTCTCCCGCTTCCTTGACGGAGGCGCTGTGTTCCGAGTTGGAGATTTGGGACAGAGGTGGCCGTGATCCCGAGAAGATCAGCCGATCCTGGTGCACGGAGCTGCATCCGGAGCGCGCCGCCGCTGCCATCCTTGCACTCTTTGGCTTGGAAGCCGGAACCCCTGAACCCGTTTCCGTCTGATGTCCCTGCCTCATTGGATTATCATTCCGGTGCACAACCGTCGCGTGACCACGCGGGCTTGTTTGCAGCGTCTTCGGGAGCAGGGAATCTTCGGTAAGGCAATTGTCTGTCTCGTGGACGATGCCTGCACGGATGGTACGCGGGAGATGGTGAAGGGCGAGTTCCCCGAAGTGTGCATCGTGGATGGGGATGGAAACCTTTTCTGGGGAGGCGGTATCTTGGAAGGCATGTATCACGCCCACCAGCAAGACGCGGAAGTCATGGTGTGGTTGAATGACGACTGCATGCCACTGCCGGGTGCCATCGATGTGGTGGTCGCCCGGGTTCTGGAAA
The genomic region above belongs to Luteolibacter rhizosphaerae and contains:
- a CDS encoding FkbM family methyltransferase yields the protein MTSTSEPSSPGLAKRAVIHFKRAQSAFRNLGLVDTADFIIKSKFAPPKKDFVLNSRHAAFPLKCRAGSSDLDVFRQIYVHREYRCLDHIAPPSLIVDCGANVGFSAVYFLTRYPKAKLLAIEPDAGNHACLVENLKPFAARSESILAAVWPSSKEELVFAHFRDGREWSRSVREPEQGETGTVLAIDIPGIMARAGVERIPLLKIDIEGAEGPLFAENSEAWLGKVDNLVVELHGEECTRIFHEAIAPYNFEVSECEELTVCTRR
- a CDS encoding glycosyltransferase family 4 protein, producing the protein MPFIVAAPHRTVCDDHARVLARHGLLKGYFSGNRRGTEGIPGELTYLNPLFGLFIMGTRRVLPGYTAEWLRAASHPLFDRWVGLDVKPGDHVISSYGYANRSFKKARSGGGKTFVDAGNSHPENFWNTVQEEHRRWGIRRPPYPPIWNRQGKRMLDDTDYILSPASYVTDSFLARGFKREQILHLPYPVDLSVFQPRTTLEIPESPIRVVCTGSVSLRKGMPYLLEAIRILRKERDAVLVLTDQVESSMKDILPRYADVPIEWTESLPHARLAEHLKKCHVFALLSLEDGFARTVTEALACGLPAVVSENTGAKDCVQPGVNGEVVPVRDPAAAATAILACHERQLRDGPPSPGNLLEDLSFAKFEHDFISGLQSLELA
- a CDS encoding glycosyltransferase family 4 protein, which translates into the protein MGTGDKTKVLILADSPLPALRQGAMGRGAGQGATWLPPLANAFAKHGDLDITWAALGEPGTEAADEKRENQRFIIRPHIKAARDTLLGYALARHRLRKIVAEVQPQVVHCWGSERFYPSVLRGLDVPSVFSIQGNLTHYAEIGGLTDIWFWRRQWRYEGRWVPDAAVLACESPWSRELALHYWPGSDVRVIEWGVHPSFYEVDWQPQFDRPYFLFSGGLEWRKGLDLLFDALALSPDRKWTLKLAGEGPLREELEARQLPGVEWLGNLKWDELKREMSGALALIMPTRADTGPSVVKEARVMGLPVLGSTNGGLRDYIVHGVNGLHIDPLTPGQIAAAMQEVATASPDRLRDLGKQRLASDRTYFHPERAASAFRDLYLELVGK
- a CDS encoding putative sugar O-methyltransferase → MKQAIWDFFYRFFPKHGHRLLPDDHVYDWQKDQTLARGSVRSGEKSDYLKPDNPRLKELRERYAAHDRNATTPIVWSPGHVTEEDLRNFRGADIYVWQSGGLNYGLLAHVITYYYTLARDRLGLLAKLSDDPAFAVRLFEVDGRPVSRDLLDSVLEINLIDREIGLVGRSGLKVLDIGAGYGRLAHRMAEALPNLEQHICTDAVPESSFLCEYYLRHRGVEGKTRVALLDEIDSVLEASPVDVAVNIHSFSECSLEAIDWWAALLAKHRVPWLVVCPNAKHDGGRFLGVEDGRPFGPCIEKHGYELAKLVPKYDDPSVQAYGLDPSWFHIFRLKPGQ
- a CDS encoding lipopolysaccharide biosynthesis protein, translated to MIRSLPSKLRQLIGTPGRLTAVSGYFALFTAMAVGLLSVPLAFRFMGEDEFGLWNVLGQTLGLILLIDFGVSSAASRILAEPLQSRDQDEIDSWWTVLVTVLAAQGAAMLLIGLICESIILASFSIPAHLHDDAVMLWRALILASALKNPFQGLTGVLFCQNRLYHMHLANVLQGLTNFAIFYFFLRMGWGVKAYVGAVAISLVVTVAYWYFSVRAGGQRFHLRPKLFSKEKLKALYGFSGSIFILSMAAQIAFASQSMIVASVLGVAAVSAFAVSVKSFTVLSQLLTRTVDAKTPRWLMLHLEGRNGDIVAECRRLLRWFIPVAFFCGIGLLVFNRSFVGIYVSPDMHVGRLFDLLLAVTLLVQQLTKPFFFVFTMARRTWGLAMVSVLDAGLQISLAALFVRWWGPSGILAGCLVGTLLTSVPFIFWNAPVLLHHRRRDVYGGIIRDLAAGAVAGTVVWFLLPTFRADTGWFPQPMEWSATIAIALLAAWGFQRLISTGLIRFGTH
- a CDS encoding DapH/DapD/GlmU-related protein; translation: MSPSELKMKVVRLQGVLWRAWARLLGVKLGHDVEIVGRPYFRLARGSSILIGDGVKLFGSKTVNPLVSARTSLWAITPGARIQLDAGVGCSGACLCAAQELVIGEGTILGADCLIIDNDFHLPGQGWSWGFNPLETSKPVRIGRGCFIGARAIVLKGVTIGDGAVVGAGAVVTSDIPAGHVATGNPATSRPLAGRWLRPGLAPES
- a CDS encoding glycosyltransferase family 4 protein, which produces MPAIHAPLKVALLADAVLSSLDRGATGRPDGSAASWLPSCAEALTNREDLEITWISLVRGLSLRRESSRGRHRFIELPAFPVSVDTWLGYRVARRKLLTEIRVAAPDLVHVWGSESPYPSVLGFLSCPAVLSLNGVLATLNELNLLPTGRWWQRQAAFERVWLKQADAILVESEWTQKEVRSRLGEAKTFLAPYGVHPSFYGLEPSPDLETPYLLFAGTLSQGKGLDLLLDALELLSDRRWVCRIAGDGPLRATLISRRIPGVEWLGSLAWPEYQEVLRRASCLVLPTRADSHPNVVKEARVVGLPIITTRQGGQADYLIEGENALLLDHPDAASLARAMDAWMRDPQLLRATGEKGHREDRRRFESSATAAAFAGAYHAVAHLAGSKSN
- a CDS encoding glycosyltransferase — its product is MRWFTCTPRNFPGDQGFFDRESGLLSRGFRALGVESMAVTLGPVRDGDLPQMLRASAEELASADWWRSHRLDGVVFYCWGDPEFQPISDAIVAAGIRLVSVSDTNGVFSPLSDWYGHLISAWHHQWQMPFLSKLTRTVLRITYFYTVGILKHDFPRARMMSTGNYFAAATPGSAERHRRFVRRLAGKDAASKVRFLPVPVNFHFGFDPSQTKHDEVVAVARWDDFSQKRPSLLMEVFERSARRRVNTLFRIFGQTPDFMRDWHASLLPELRSRIVLEGIQPNSLVSEAYRRARVMFVSAAYEGCHNASAEAICSGCSIVGASSPFLCALEWHASHESGTLTRDASPASLTEALCSELEIWDRGGRDPEKISRSWCTELHPERAAAAILALFGLEAGTPEPVSV
- a CDS encoding glycosyltransferase family 4 protein; the protein is MSGRPRIALCLEYSLGLRGGVSVIVEEVVAGLSNEFEFILASPDEPAALAAHPVSSHLAGHLPLSFDDLSTSDLPRCLHESGVRMAHFHAGGAYGWGNCWPVASLPERCSREGVTCLWTDHLVIDTFNGYLGGSRPLPVRMAAFPFAWAGKLRQMRAVACEVAVSEHDRTLLAARYFPLSSRLRRLYHSRLNESEPASSEIRRQEILNVGHIAFRKGQHILAAAFASIAAECPGWSLVLAGHDAGDGCWQEIERIIAAARLEGRIHLLGAVDDVAALQRRAAIYVQPSIHEALGLALQEAIFRGCPAVGTRAGGIPEVIDEGVTGLLVPPSDPVAMAAALQKLIAQPELREKFSAAGRASIIAKKMTRQGMLDSHRALYREFTTA